TCACAAAGAGCGTTGAATTCCAGATAGGAGTAGCGCAGTCCCTGATCCGCGTAAACCAGGGCATCGTTGTCCGGAAACCGGTTGGCGATGTCGTCCAGCAGTTGCCCCATGGTGAAATGCAGCCTGTTGCTCATATCGAAATACCTTCCTTCGTGCTTAAAATGCCCTGCGAAATATGCCGGGCCGGGATACACCCACGAAAATAAAACATTGTATCCATTGGGCGAGTTGAATACCACAAAGCCATGATATGGTCAAACGCTAATCCATGGCACCGACCCTCAGCGTCACCTTGCCGCCCCCCGCCGGGTAGCAACCAGCGGCCCGATAGACAATCTGGCCGAGTTCCGCGAAATAGTGGCGGTCAGGCCCGTTCGGCAGCCACCCTCCTCATGCCGCGCCGCTCTGCCAGCGACAAGATCAGCGAAAACGTACCTTGCGTACCCCTTCCAGGTTGGCAATATCCTCAACAAGCGTACTGGACCTCATGGGCCCGATGCGCACGACCACATAATCGTAACGCACCTCCCCTGCTTGCTTGTCCTTTTCCACGGCGACATCGACACGTCGCAGTCCCTGGGCATCGAGGCAGGCTTCCACCAGAGTGCCGACCGATGGATTGGCGTCGCAATATACCGTCAGGGTGGCGTAGGAATCCTTGGCCATGGATTCCTCCACGCGTTTGAGGAACATCAGGGCGCCCACGGCCATGCCGGTCACGGCCAGCGCCGGCACATACAATCCCGTGCCCACGGCCATGCCTATCCCCGCAGCAACCCATAAGCAAGCCGCGGTGGTCAAGCCGCGAATCGCCGACCCGTCCTTGATAATGGCACCGGCACCGAGAAAACCGATGCCGGTCACGATCTGGGCCGCGATCCGGCCCGGATCGATGCGCATAGCCGCACCGCTGGTGAGTCCGTGATACTTCACGAAAAAAAATTCCGAGACCAGCATCATCAGGCAGGCCCCAAGGGCAACCAGCAGATGGGTGCGGAATCCGGCCGGACGGCCGTGAATTTCCCGCTCGAAACCGAGCATGCCCCCGAGCAGTGCCGCGAGCAGCAAACGGCCCATAAGGGAAAAATCGTAGTTCAGAAGTCCGGGATCGATGGTATTCATGCCGGTTTTTTCATCGCGCGCAGTCGGTGGGGTCGCCTTTGAGCTTCTTCAATCCATGCGTCAGCGCCGGAAGCACCACTTCCAGGTTTTCACGCACGCCTTTGGGGCTTCCGGGCAGATTGATAATTATGGACTGGCGGCGCACACCCGCACGAGCGCGGGACAGCATGGCGTGCGGCGTCTTTTTCATGCTCGCCGCACGCATGGCTTCGGCCATCCCGGGAATTTCCCAATCAAGAACTCGGGCGGTAGCCTCCGGGGTGACATCCCGGGGGCTGAGGCCGGTGCCGCCGGTGGTCAAAACAAGATCCACGCCGTCACGATCCACCCAGTCGACAAGGGTTTCCACGATTGTCTCCAGATCGTCGGGGATCACCCGGTAATGGGTAACTTCACCCACTGCAGCGATCATCTCGCGAATCACCTCTCCGCTGAGGTCCTCCCGCTCTCCCCGCGCCCCCTTGTCGGACAGGGTCAGAATGCCTATGGTAAAGGAGTATTCGGTCATGCAGGGTCCTTTCTGTCAACGGGCGGCAGAACCAGGATATCGTCCCCGGTTTTGACCGGGCCGCCCCTGAGTACCACGGCAAAGATGCCCTCCCTGGGCATGACGCAATCGCCGGCCTGATAATAGATGGCACAACGGGTGTGACACACCTTGCCGATCTGTGAAACCTCGAGCAGCACCTCCGCACCAACCTGCAGGCGCGTACCGATGGGCAGGGAAAACAGTTCCAACCCCTCGGTGGTGAGATTTTCCGCAAAATCCCCGGGATGGACGTCAAGCCCTTTGGCCTGCATGGAGGCAATGCTTTCCATCGCCAGAAGGCTGACCTGGCGATGCCAGTCGCCGCCGTGACCGTCGCCCTCCAGCCCGAAGCCTTCAATAAGGGTTCCGTGTCCCACATTTTTCTTGCGCGCGCCTTTTTCCGGACTGACGCACACAGCTACAATCCTTCCTCTCATAAAGCCCTTCTCCTTGAAGACTACGGCCCACGGACGGCACCAATTCCATAGGTGGCGGGGCCTTGCGCGGGCGTTGTTCACGTCAGTTTGAAAAACACTGCCATCCTCCGGCAAAAACCGAAGAGGTCATCCACCCGAATCAGCCCTGCCGGTTTTTGCTCATCAGCATGCGCCGGGCATTGTTTGCAATCACGGGAGAAACCTCACGGCTTTTCACCAGGTTTTTGAGATCTTTTTCCGTCAGGGCCCCCATGAAACGCAGGGCATTGCCCATCGGCGTGCGTGGATGCATGATCAGGGCCAGCTTGATGGCATAATTTTTCGTCCATTCCCGATTCAGCAGGATAAGACGGATCAGCTCTTCGCTGCTCGACTTGTTGCGAGCTATGGCATTGACCTCACCTTCGGTAATCCGCGGATTTTTCAGAACCGCCGCCGACACCAGCCTGTTGGAATCATTGACCAGCAACCCGCGCCATTCCTTGTCTCCGGTCAGGGCGGCCTTGATCTTGTCCGCGACGCCCATCTCCAGGGACATCTGATATTTGGAAAGATGCTCGGTGGCCTTCTGCGTTTCTTCCTCACCTGACTCCGTCTCAGCCCCGTCATGGTGTTCTTTGTCGGCCGTTTCCGATGCCTCGGATGGCGACGCACAGGCGTTGCCCTGCGTTGCCATGGAGCGCCGCGAGGCCAAGGACTCAAGAGGCCCGCGCAGATTCTCCGGCAGGTTGGGGTTGGTCAGCAGCAACGGTTCCAAGGCATGCCGGGCCGCGTAGCGCCTGGCCAGAAAACCGACCAGAAGCGGAGGCAGGGTGGCGTCTGCCGCCAATTCGCGCAGGCTCTGCACCGGAAATTTTTCCAAAGCCTGGCGTACCTCGCCGGCCAGGATCTGCGGTTGTTTCTGTTCAAAATAAATCAACAGGGTCAAGCGTTCGCTATCGGTCAGATCAAGCTGCCCCCGGATTGCCTGCAACTGTGCATCGGTGCCGCCCTGACCGTCTGCGATGCGGGCGACGCGGGACGAAACTTTAAGACGCAGACGCGGTGCGGTTTTTTGTGCTGTGACTTCGTTCATAAGCCTTGTGGAACAACCAGCGGAAAGGCAAGGCCGCCGGCGGGTGGCGCACGCCGGCGGCCTTAATCGCGGTTTTGGCAATAAAATAAGGTTAGCGGTTACACTTCGCGCTTCAATTCGGCCAGCAGCTTGCCGGTCAGATGGCCGGGAACTTCCTCGTAATGGGAGAACTCCATGGTGAACATCCCCCTGTCCGAAGTCATGGAACGTAGTTCCGGCGAATATTTCAGTACTTCGGCCAGCGGCACCATGACGTTGATCTGCTGGATCCCCCCTTTGGGATCCATGCCCAGAACCTTGCCGCGCCGCGAGTTCATGTCGCCGATCACATCCCCGACACATTCATCGGGCACGGAGATTTCCATCTTCATAATCGGTTCAAGCAACACCGGAGAAGCCATCTCGGCCCCTTTTTTAAATCCCATGGATCCGGCGATCTTGAAGGCCATTTCCGATGAATCCACGGTATGAAAGGAACCGTCGAAAAGCGTCGCCTTGAAATCCACGGTCGGAAATCCGGCCAGCACGCCGCTTCGCGCAGCTTCGGCAATACCTTTTTCCACCGCCGGGATGTACTGGCGCGGAACGGCGCCACCGACGATCTTGTCTTCGAACTGGAATCCCTCTCCGCGCCCCAACGGACTGAATTCAAGCCAGACATCGGCGTACTGACCCCGGCCCCCGGACTGCTTTTTGTATTTGCTCTGAAGTTTGGCGCTGCCGCGCAGGGTCTCGCGATAGGGTACCTTGGGTTCCCTGAGATCGACCTCGACGTTGAATTTGCGCTTGAGTTTTTCCACCGTGACTTCGACATGAATCTGGCCCATGCCTGACAGGATCAGTTCATGGGTTTCCTCGTCCCGCAACAGTTGCAGAGTCGGATCTTCCTCGACAAGGCGTTGCAGAGCGGAATGAATCTTGTCCTCGTCGTTCTTGCTGTGTGCCTCAAGAGCGAAGGAAATCACCGGCTTGAGGGGGGCGGGAAAATCCAGCCGGATCGGATGGGAGCCATCGCACAGGGTATCGCCGGTCACGGTTTCCTTGAGTTTGGCCACCGCCACGAACTCGCCCGGCATGGCCTGATCCACGGCGATCTGTTTTTTGCCGACCATCTTGAAAAGCTGCCCGATGCGTTCGGCGCAATCGCGGGCGGCATTGAAGATGGTCGAATCGGATTTCAGAACTCCGGAATAAACCCGCATCAGATTAAGTTTCCCGGTATACGGATCGCTGATGGTTTTGAATACCAGCGCCGAAAACGGTGCATCGGATGCATTTGGTCGCTCATCCATCTCCTCCGATTTCGGATCGACACCAATGGCGGCAGGCCGATCCGCCGGCGATGGCAGGCACATGGTCACGGCGTCGAGCAGCAGGCCGACACCGCGATTGGCCGGCCCGCTGCCGCACATCACCGGCACAATGTCACCGGCCAGAGTAGCGGCGCGCAACCCGATCCGGATCTCTTCCTCGCCGAGATCATCCTCTTCGAGGTATTTTTCCATAAGCACTTCATCGGTCTCAGCGGCGGCCTCCACCAGGGCAATGCGCTGGATCTGCGCCTCTTCCCGCAATTCCTCCGGAATATCGGCTTCCTCCATACGTCCGCTCGTGTCGTCCGCGAAAAAGTAGGCTTTCATCGCAACCAGATCGATCACCCCGCGAAAATCGCTCTCTGCCCCGATGGGCAGCACCAGCGGGACCGCGCGGATCGACAGGGCTTCGGCCATGGATGCCACGGCATTGCTGAAATTGGCTCGTTCCCGATCCATTTTGCTGACAAAAGCGACGGCCGGAAGGTGCCGCTGGCGGCCCCATTCCCAGATTTTCTGCGTCTGGGATTTGACCCCGGAAATGGCCGAAGCCAGCAATACCAGACCGTCCACGACACGCAGGCAGTTGCGGGTATCGTGAAGGAAATTGGCGTACCCCGGAGTATCGAGAATATTCAGTTCATGTTCTTTCCACGAGAGACAACAGGAACCGGCGTCTATGGAACTGGTCCGCTTGACCTCCTCCGGTTGATGGTCCAGCAACGAACTGCCGTCATCGACCCGCCCCAGCCGATCCGTGACCCCGCTGCAGAACAGCATAGCCTCGACCAGGGAGGTCTTACCCGCCCCGCCGTGTGCAACAACTCCAAAATTCCTCAACCTAGCCGTGTCGTACTTTCCCATGGTCTCTCCCTTCATTTTCCCCGCCGGGGGAACGCGCGTGAGAATCACATCTACAGGAAACAACGAACGCTGCGATAAAAACATCGCGGCTTATGACATCGTCCCGGCAGCCACTGCCGGATTATGCATGAGGAACACTGTCTTTTATGCCCTGTCCGCCGGACAGGTTCAACGGGCATCATTACCCCTTGTTGCGCAGATAAAGAATTCTCAAACCTTCCAGGGTCAGATCGGGGTCCACCTCGTCTATGGTTTGGGTTTCGTTGGCCATAAGAACGGCCAGACCTCCGGTGGCAACGACCAGAGGATCATCGCGGGTTTCCTTTTTCATGCGGCCGACAATGCCGTCGACCAGGCCGACATAGCCGTAAAACAGTCCGGACTGGATGCTGTTGACGGTGTTTTTTGCCACCACGGCGGGTGGTCTGGCGACTTCCACCCGTGGCAGTTTGCTGGCTTTTTCGAACAGGGCATCGGCGCTGATTTTAAGCCCCGGGGCAATGGCGCCGCCTTGATACTGCCCCTTGGCGGTCACATAATCGAAGGTGGTGGCCGTGCCAAAATCGACCACGATCAAACTGCGCTGCCAGCGGGCAAAAGCCGCCACGGCATTCACGATGCGATCGGCCCCCACCTCGCGGGGGTTATCGTAAAGGATCGGCATCCCCGTCTTGATGCCGGGACCGACCACATAAGGAAGCCGACCTATATATTTGAGACACAGCGTTTCTATAGCGTGCTGCGTCGGCGGAACGACACTGGACACCATGACGTCCCCGATGCGGTCGAAGCTCACATTGGCCAGGCGCAGCAGTTCGTGCAACAGCAAGGCGTATTCATCACCGGTACGCCCCTTGTCGGTGGTAATCCGCCAGTTGTGAGCCAGGGTCTGTCCGTCATACAGGCCGACCACGGTATTGGTGTTGCCGACATCGATAACCAGAAGCATGTTTCTATCCGAGTCCTTCTATTTCAGGGGGCGCACATCCCCGGCCAGAACACGTTCCCGGGAACCATCGCCCAGCACCAGCAGCAGTGCGCCGTCATCGTCGAGCCCCGCAACCGTGCCAACCACACGGCGATCATGGTAATCGACCTCCACGGCACGTCCGATCAGATCGAAATAAGACATCCAGGCTTCCAGCACCGGGACAAACCCCTGCGTCAGATAAAGTTCGTAAAGAACATCGAGGTGGCGCAACAGACAGCGTGTGAAATCGATGCGGGACACACTTCTGCCGGTTGCCAGCAACATGGAGGTTGCAGGATAACGCAAGTCTTCGGGGAACTGGTCGGCCGTCATATTGAGATTGACGCCAATCCCCAACACCAGATAGTGGATACGCTCGGTTTCGGCATCGAGTTCGTTGAGCAAACCGGCGATTTTTCGACCTGCCACCAACACATCGTTGGGCCATTTGACCGAAACCGGAAGCGAAGCCGTTTCGGCAACGGTTCTGGCGACAGCGGCAGCGGACAAAAATGTCAGCTGGCTGGCATGCCGCGGCGCCACGGGGGGCGTACCAGCACTGAAGCATAGAGATTGACCCCTGCCGGAGAAGACCACCTGCGACCCAGGCGCCCCTTGCCTGCCGTCTGGCTGTCGGCCAGTACCACCGTTCCCTCCGGAGCGCCCGACTTTCCAAGTTCGTGGGCCCGCAGGTTGGTCGAATCGGTTTGCGCAAAGTATATCACCTGGCGGCCAATATGCCGGGTCC
This portion of the Syntrophotalea acetylenica genome encodes:
- a CDS encoding type III pantothenate kinase → MLLVIDVGNTNTVVGLYDGQTLAHNWRITTDKGRTGDEYALLLHELLRLANVSFDRIGDVMVSSVVPPTQHAIETLCLKYIGRLPYVVGPGIKTGMPILYDNPREVGADRIVNAVAAFARWQRSLIVVDFGTATTFDYVTAKGQYQGGAIAPGLKISADALFEKASKLPRVEVARPPAVVAKNTVNSIQSGLFYGYVGLVDGIVGRMKKETRDDPLVVATGGLAVLMANETQTIDEVDPDLTLEGLRILYLRNKG
- the fusA gene encoding elongation factor G, whose amino-acid sequence is MGKYDTARLRNFGVVAHGGAGKTSLVEAMLFCSGVTDRLGRVDDGSSLLDHQPEEVKRTSSIDAGSCCLSWKEHELNILDTPGYANFLHDTRNCLRVVDGLVLLASAISGVKSQTQKIWEWGRQRHLPAVAFVSKMDRERANFSNAVASMAEALSIRAVPLVLPIGAESDFRGVIDLVAMKAYFFADDTSGRMEEADIPEELREEAQIQRIALVEAAAETDEVLMEKYLEEDDLGEEEIRIGLRAATLAGDIVPVMCGSGPANRGVGLLLDAVTMCLPSPADRPAAIGVDPKSEEMDERPNASDAPFSALVFKTISDPYTGKLNLMRVYSGVLKSDSTIFNAARDCAERIGQLFKMVGKKQIAVDQAMPGEFVAVAKLKETVTGDTLCDGSHPIRLDFPAPLKPVISFALEAHSKNDEDKIHSALQRLVEEDPTLQLLRDEETHELILSGMGQIHVEVTVEKLKRKFNVEVDLREPKVPYRETLRGSAKLQSKYKKQSGGRGQYADVWLEFSPLGRGEGFQFEDKIVGGAVPRQYIPAVEKGIAEAARSGVLAGFPTVDFKATLFDGSFHTVDSSEMAFKIAGSMGFKKGAEMASPVLLEPIMKMEISVPDECVGDVIGDMNSRRGKVLGMDPKGGIQQINVMVPLAEVLKYSPELRSMTSDRGMFTMEFSHYEEVPGHLTGKLLAELKREV
- a CDS encoding MOSC domain-containing protein, with amino-acid sequence MRGRIVAVCVSPEKGARKKNVGHGTLIEGFGLEGDGHGGDWHRQVSLLAMESIASMQAKGLDVHPGDFAENLTTEGLELFSLPIGTRLQVGAEVLLEVSQIGKVCHTRCAIYYQAGDCVMPREGIFAVVLRGGPVKTGDDILVLPPVDRKDPA
- a CDS encoding MgtC/SapB family protein → MNTIDPGLLNYDFSLMGRLLLAALLGGMLGFEREIHGRPAGFRTHLLVALGACLMMLVSEFFFVKYHGLTSGAAMRIDPGRIAAQIVTGIGFLGAGAIIKDGSAIRGLTTAACLWVAAGIGMAVGTGLYVPALAVTGMAVGALMFLKRVEESMAKDSYATLTVYCDANPSVGTLVEACLDAQGLRRVDVAVEKDKQAGEVRYDYVVVRIGPMRSSTLVEDIANLEGVRKVRFR
- a CDS encoding molybdenum cofactor biosynthesis protein B encodes the protein MTEYSFTIGILTLSDKGARGEREDLSGEVIREMIAAVGEVTHYRVIPDDLETIVETLVDWVDRDGVDLVLTTGGTGLSPRDVTPEATARVLDWEIPGMAEAMRAASMKKTPHAMLSRARAGVRRQSIIINLPGSPKGVRENLEVVLPALTHGLKKLKGDPTDCAR